From Planococcus halocryophilus, the proteins below share one genomic window:
- a CDS encoding magnesium transporter CorA family protein, with protein MFHIYKSSLNGKLETIESFDQNCWINITAPSQEELEKVSQHFNIPMDFLVDPLDLEETARIEYDEETNSTLLINDFPIPDTTNDRFNSYITIPIGIIIGSDYIVTICHQPNSFLTGLIKKNVSTLMRSRFALEVLLSISTLYLDNLKTLNKQRLKIESNLRESFTNKQLYDLMEIEKSLVYFLTSLKSNGDVVTKLFRVHSIKLYEDDKDLLEDVKIENNQGIETTELYTRILDSITSSYSSLISNELNNTMKTLTLFTVFLTLPTLVFSFFGMNVALPITDDNPSSWMSTLGISLVFVAMIGWALWKRRIF; from the coding sequence GTGTTCCATATTTATAAATCTTCACTTAATGGAAAGCTAGAAACCATAGAGAGTTTTGACCAGAACTGCTGGATCAATATTACGGCACCATCACAAGAAGAGCTTGAAAAAGTGTCTCAGCATTTTAATATCCCTATGGACTTTTTAGTAGATCCTTTAGATTTAGAAGAAACCGCACGAATTGAATATGATGAGGAAACAAATAGTACATTGCTTATTAATGATTTTCCGATACCAGATACGACAAACGACCGATTTAATTCGTATATCACCATTCCAATCGGGATTATTATCGGAAGCGACTACATAGTCACTATATGTCATCAACCAAACAGCTTTTTAACAGGGCTCATTAAGAAAAATGTTAGTACATTAATGAGAAGTCGATTTGCTTTAGAGGTATTATTGTCAATTTCAACCTTGTACTTGGACAATTTAAAAACACTCAACAAACAGCGTCTTAAAATTGAAAGTAATTTGCGCGAGTCGTTTACGAACAAGCAGTTGTATGACTTGATGGAAATCGAAAAAAGCTTAGTTTATTTCCTCACGTCGTTAAAGTCGAATGGGGATGTCGTTACGAAACTGTTTCGTGTTCATTCCATCAAACTGTATGAGGATGATAAAGATCTTCTTGAAGATGTGAAAATTGAAAACAATCAAGGAATTGAAACGACCGAATTGTATACGAGAATTTTGGATAGTATCACGAGTTCTTATTCTTCGCTGATTTCGAATGAGTTAAACAATACGATGAAAACTCTCACTTTGTTTACTGTATTCTTAACTCTTCCTACACTCGTATTTAGCTTTTTCGGAATGAATGTAGCTTTACCAATAACCGATGATAATCCGTCTTCTTGGATGAGTACACTTGGGATTTCTTTAGTTTTTGTTGCAATGATTGGTTGGGCATTGTGGAAAAGAAGAATTTTTTAG
- a CDS encoding M4 family metallopeptidase produces MNKKKLLTLSLAASLALSATAVSANTAPTQETTEKVHINKETKTPDMIYGKLTTPSNKSAKEIVFTYLEEKEELYKFGKKELSNFKVVSQEKDDLGFTNLKMQQMFKGVPVFGSVINAHVDQDGVLNSVSGNLTPELYDKQSLKKGATLKADVALEKAKADLNKKIGSTPELESEVTPELVVYFQDGNANYAYSAEFEFLYPEPGNYQYFVDAKTGEILDSYNQIHEAKPSTGGPGITGNNTIGSGKGVLGDSKTFNTLTNSNGSYLADGTRGNGILTYDAKNRTQTPGTLWLDSDNIYNAVYDGAAVDAHAYAGKTYDYFNNVHGRNSYDGNGAQLVSTVHYGRNYNNAFWSGSQMVYGDGDGNTFIPLSGALDVIAHELTHAVTDTTADLVYQNESGAINESMSDIFGTLVEFHFNNNPDWQVGEDIYTPNIAGDALRSMQDPTLSGDPDHYSKRYTGTGDYGGVHINSGISNKAAYLLANGGTHYGVSVNGIGNNKAGAIYYRTLTQYLTPNSNYSHFRVSTIQAATDLYGASSSEVASVKAAFTAVGVN; encoded by the coding sequence ATGAACAAGAAAAAATTACTGACTTTAAGTTTGGCAGCATCACTAGCGTTATCAGCAACTGCGGTTTCTGCAAATACCGCCCCTACACAAGAAACAACGGAAAAGGTTCATATCAATAAAGAAACCAAAACGCCTGACATGATTTATGGGAAACTCACGACTCCATCCAATAAATCAGCTAAAGAAATTGTGTTTACATATTTGGAAGAAAAAGAGGAACTTTATAAATTTGGTAAAAAGGAACTTTCTAACTTTAAAGTTGTCAGCCAGGAAAAAGATGATCTTGGCTTTACGAACCTGAAAATGCAACAAATGTTTAAAGGCGTTCCTGTTTTCGGGTCTGTGATCAATGCGCATGTGGACCAAGATGGTGTATTGAACTCAGTTTCAGGTAATTTAACTCCAGAATTATATGATAAGCAATCATTGAAAAAAGGCGCTACATTAAAAGCAGACGTAGCACTTGAAAAAGCAAAAGCTGACTTGAATAAAAAAATTGGCAGTACTCCAGAGCTAGAATCTGAAGTGACACCTGAGCTGGTTGTATACTTCCAAGATGGTAATGCGAACTATGCCTACAGTGCAGAATTCGAGTTTCTTTATCCGGAACCTGGTAATTATCAATACTTTGTCGATGCCAAAACAGGCGAAATTTTAGATTCATACAACCAAATCCATGAAGCTAAACCTTCAACAGGTGGACCTGGTATAACAGGAAACAATACGATTGGTAGCGGAAAAGGTGTGCTAGGAGATTCAAAAACGTTCAATACGCTGACAAACAGCAATGGTTCTTACTTAGCGGATGGAACACGAGGAAATGGCATATTAACTTACGATGCTAAAAATCGAACGCAGACACCTGGAACTTTATGGCTTGATAGCGACAATATTTACAATGCAGTGTACGACGGAGCTGCAGTTGATGCTCACGCTTATGCGGGCAAAACTTATGACTACTTTAATAACGTTCATGGTCGAAACAGTTACGATGGTAACGGAGCACAACTAGTTTCCACGGTCCATTATGGGCGTAACTACAACAATGCTTTCTGGAGTGGTTCTCAAATGGTTTATGGAGACGGTGATGGTAATACATTTATCCCACTATCAGGTGCACTTGATGTTATCGCTCATGAGCTGACACACGCTGTGACAGATACAACGGCTGACTTGGTTTATCAAAACGAATCAGGCGCAATTAACGAGTCAATGTCTGATATTTTTGGAACACTTGTTGAGTTCCATTTCAATAACAACCCTGATTGGCAAGTTGGAGAAGATATTTATACGCCAAATATTGCAGGTGATGCACTTCGTTCAATGCAAGATCCGACTCTAAGCGGAGATCCTGATCATTATTCGAAACGATATACAGGAACAGGCGATTACGGCGGCGTTCATATTAACTCTGGAATTAGCAATAAAGCTGCGTACTTACTAGCTAACGGTGGAACGCATTACGGAGTTAGTGTGAATGGAATTGGCAATAATAAAGCGGGTGCTATTTATTATCGTACATTAACTCAATATTTAACGCCTAACTCAAACTACAGTCATTTCCGCGTTTCTACGATCCAAGCAGCTACTGATCTTTACGGAGCTTCAAGTTCAGAAGTTGCAAGTGTGAAAGCTGCATTTACAGCTGTAGGAGTTAATTAA
- a CDS encoding biotin transporter BioY, whose product MTTANVKLRMMIVTSLFAAIIGIFAQITIPLPLVPITGQTLAIGLAATILGAKYGTLSVLVYLGLGAIGIPVFAQMSGGLGSLFGPTGGYLIGFLPAAFIIGYYLEKTSYTFMNALIANVIGMFITLTFGTIWLMMFANLSWTGAFMGGFFPFILVGLIKAALAAWIGILVRNRLESAKLLYI is encoded by the coding sequence ATGACAACAGCAAATGTAAAACTAAGAATGATGATTGTAACATCATTATTCGCAGCCATCATCGGCATTTTCGCACAAATCACTATCCCGCTCCCACTTGTACCTATTACTGGACAAACTCTTGCTATTGGATTGGCTGCTACAATTTTAGGTGCTAAATATGGAACGCTGTCTGTTTTAGTTTATTTAGGACTAGGTGCAATCGGTATACCCGTATTCGCACAAATGTCAGGTGGTCTTGGTAGCTTATTTGGACCAACTGGCGGCTATTTAATCGGATTTCTACCAGCCGCTTTTATTATTGGCTATTACCTTGAGAAAACGAGCTATACGTTTATGAATGCTCTGATTGCGAATGTAATTGGTATGTTTATTACATTAACATTCGGTACGATTTGGTTAATGATGTTCGCTAATCTTTCATGGACTGGTGCATTTATGGGAGGATTTTTCCCCTTTATATTAGTTGGACTTATTAAAGCCGCACTTGCTGCATGGATTGGTATTTTAGTTAGAAATCGTTTGGAATCAGCGAAGCTTCTTTATATTTAA